One window from the genome of Pseudomonas frederiksbergensis encodes:
- a CDS encoding TetR/AcrR family transcriptional regulator, with protein sequence MTDEPVMRSDAKKNRERILEVAVVELTNDPAVPLSTIAKKAGVGQGTFYRHFATREKLIFEVYQFEMQQVASLAEQLLATRTPKEALREWMDCLAEYAMTKAGLATAIRQASAAYEFPGKSGYAPVQEAAELLLRANEKAGTIRSGVTHDDFFLAIGGIWQMDCQSEWRPRLARLMDLVMDGLCAGSPESLKKNDV encoded by the coding sequence ATGACCGACGAACCGGTGATGCGTTCTGACGCCAAGAAAAATCGCGAACGGATATTGGAAGTAGCCGTGGTCGAGCTGACAAACGATCCGGCGGTCCCGCTGAGCACCATCGCCAAGAAGGCCGGCGTAGGGCAGGGCACGTTCTATCGCCACTTCGCCACTCGGGAGAAGTTGATCTTCGAGGTTTATCAGTTCGAAATGCAGCAGGTGGCCTCGCTGGCGGAACAGCTACTTGCCACAAGAACACCCAAGGAGGCCCTGCGAGAATGGATGGACTGCCTGGCGGAATACGCAATGACGAAGGCGGGACTTGCGACGGCGATACGCCAGGCGTCCGCTGCCTACGAGTTTCCTGGAAAATCGGGGTATGCACCGGTCCAGGAGGCCGCAGAGTTGCTTTTGAGGGCGAATGAAAAGGCCGGGACCATTCGTAGCGGGGTCACCCATGACGACTTTTTCCTGGCCATTGGTGGCATATGGCAAATGGATTGCCAAAGCGAATGGCGCCCGCGTCTTGCCAGATTGATGGACCTGGTCATGGATGGCTTATGCGCCGGCAGCCCTGAAAGCCTGAAGAAAAACGACGTTTAG
- a CDS encoding zinc-dependent alcohol dehydrogenase family protein, producing the protein MKAMILKAFGGPESFELRDVPKPVPQAGQVLVRVHATSINPLDYQVRRGDYPDLVQLPTITGHDVSGVVEKVGPGVTSFAPGDEVWYTPQIFDGPGSYAEYHVAAENIIAKKPSSLTHLEAASLTLVGGTVWEALVVRAALRVGESILIHGGAGGVGHVAIQVAKAMGARVYTTVRETNAKFARSLGADVIIDYEKEDYVDAVIRETGGRGVDVVFDTIGGNTLSRSPDLLAQLGRVVTIVDIAQPQNVVQAWGKNASYHFVFTRQNRGKLDELSTLVERGQLRPHVGAVYSLADIPLAHARLESANNGIRGKIAIAIEPSLIS; encoded by the coding sequence ATGAAAGCAATGATACTTAAAGCATTTGGCGGCCCGGAATCGTTCGAACTGCGTGACGTGCCCAAGCCGGTGCCTCAGGCAGGACAGGTTCTTGTGCGGGTACATGCGACCTCCATCAACCCCTTGGACTACCAGGTTCGACGTGGCGATTATCCCGACCTGGTGCAATTGCCGACCATTACCGGACACGACGTATCGGGTGTCGTCGAAAAAGTCGGACCCGGTGTAACGAGCTTCGCTCCGGGCGACGAAGTCTGGTACACGCCGCAAATATTCGACGGTCCGGGAAGCTACGCCGAATACCACGTCGCGGCCGAAAACATCATTGCGAAGAAGCCTTCCTCACTGACTCATCTTGAGGCGGCAAGCCTGACGCTGGTTGGCGGGACGGTATGGGAAGCCCTGGTCGTACGCGCAGCGCTCAGGGTGGGCGAGAGCATTCTCATACACGGTGGGGCGGGGGGTGTCGGCCATGTGGCGATCCAGGTGGCAAAAGCCATGGGGGCGCGGGTGTACACGACCGTGCGCGAGACAAACGCCAAGTTTGCACGCAGCCTGGGTGCCGATGTGATTATCGATTATGAAAAAGAAGATTACGTCGACGCCGTTATTCGGGAAACCGGTGGCCGGGGGGTCGATGTCGTATTCGACACCATCGGCGGTAACACACTGTCACGCAGTCCGGACCTGCTCGCACAACTTGGCCGTGTTGTCACGATCGTCGACATTGCCCAGCCACAAAACGTTGTCCAGGCCTGGGGCAAGAACGCGAGCTATCACTTCGTTTTCACCCGACAGAACCGCGGCAAGCTCGACGAGTTGAGCACATTGGTAGAGCGCGGCCAGTTGCGACCACATGTTGGCGCGGTCTATTCGCTTGCCGATATCCCGCTCGCCCATGCCCGGCTGGAAAGCGCCAACAACGGTATCCGAGGAAAAATCGCGATAGCGATCGAGCCATCGCTCATTTCGTAG
- a CDS encoding AraC family transcriptional regulator: protein MHKTELEVPLNDNQRITAESMLAYMPGKPQALPSHPPMQDVVVQLFSHPSLVEPILVPAVAEPLLVLVLAGAARVEERSQGGEWEAADVRAGDFFLTNTDQPYEMRWQTQGCDTFEVMHLYLGLSLIDQAARDVLGDQGGSVTFLDISGARDDRVRLLMDQLRSELIDERQPSPLFTHGLAQALAVHLVRNYFDAPSGARRSSALQAYKLRRVIDAMNQHLDSDFSLAHLAQVAELSEYHFSRMFKRATGLSPSQYFIRQRMSRARHLLLETERSIIDVGLEVGYSSPSHFSQVFRREVGVTPSAYRQG from the coding sequence ATGCACAAGACTGAACTGGAGGTCCCCCTGAACGACAATCAGCGCATCACGGCCGAATCGATGCTCGCTTACATGCCGGGCAAGCCGCAGGCTCTGCCATCACACCCGCCGATGCAGGACGTGGTGGTACAGCTATTCAGCCACCCCAGCCTCGTCGAGCCGATCCTGGTGCCTGCCGTGGCGGAACCACTCCTGGTCCTGGTGCTCGCGGGCGCCGCTCGGGTGGAGGAACGTTCCCAGGGAGGCGAATGGGAGGCCGCCGACGTTCGGGCCGGCGATTTCTTCCTCACCAATACCGACCAGCCCTACGAAATGCGTTGGCAAACCCAAGGCTGCGACACGTTCGAGGTGATGCACCTCTATCTCGGCCTGTCGTTGATCGATCAGGCTGCTCGCGACGTGCTGGGCGACCAGGGGGGCTCGGTCACCTTCCTCGACATTTCAGGCGCCCGGGATGATCGAGTGCGCTTGTTGATGGATCAACTGCGCAGCGAACTCATCGACGAACGTCAGCCCAGTCCATTGTTCACCCACGGTCTGGCGCAGGCGCTGGCGGTGCATCTGGTTCGCAACTACTTCGATGCGCCCAGCGGAGCCCGACGCAGCAGCGCGCTCCAGGCGTACAAGCTGCGCCGAGTCATCGATGCGATGAATCAACATCTGGACAGCGACTTCAGCCTCGCCCATCTGGCGCAGGTCGCCGAGCTGAGCGAGTACCACTTCAGCCGCATGTTCAAGCGCGCCACGGGCCTGTCGCCCTCGCAGTATTTTATCCGCCAGCGGATGAGCCGCGCCCGGCACTTGCTGCTCGAAACGGAGCGCAGCATCATCGACGTGGGCCTTGAAGTCGGCTATTCCAGCCCAAGCCATTTTTCCCAGGTGTTCCGGCGGGAAGTGGGCGTCACGCCAAGCGCTTACCGCCAAGGGTGA
- a CDS encoding NADP-dependent oxidoreductase produces the protein MKAIRVAQYGQPEGLVFEDIPSPVPGKNEVLIEVAGSGVNPVDWKVLSGAMKAFIPLQLPYTPGVEVAGRVAAIGEGVTAFSVGDEVFGFINIVGGYATEAVASVDRLARRPSRLPALQAAGVSAVALTAWQALHEHGQIKAGQRVLIHGAAGGVGSLAVQLARIAGAVVIATASAGNHDYLRGLGATEVVDYNQVRFEAVVEPVDVVLDLIGGDTQARSWSVLKPGGVLVSPVSPPDATKAQAVAATGKHFATRSDGAQLEQIAALFESGELVIDVDVLPLSQAEEALRRSLSGHTRGKLVLDASR, from the coding sequence ATGAAAGCGATTCGCGTAGCGCAATACGGTCAGCCAGAAGGCTTGGTGTTCGAGGACATCCCATCGCCGGTTCCCGGCAAAAATGAAGTGTTGATCGAAGTCGCAGGCAGCGGCGTCAACCCGGTCGACTGGAAAGTACTTTCGGGGGCGATGAAAGCGTTTATCCCGCTCCAGTTGCCCTACACGCCAGGGGTCGAAGTGGCCGGGCGCGTAGCGGCGATTGGAGAGGGCGTCACCGCGTTCTCGGTCGGCGACGAGGTGTTCGGTTTCATCAATATCGTGGGTGGTTATGCAACCGAGGCCGTCGCCAGCGTGGATCGTCTGGCGCGTCGGCCGAGCCGGTTGCCGGCGTTGCAGGCCGCTGGGGTTTCGGCGGTCGCACTGACCGCTTGGCAGGCGCTGCATGAACACGGGCAAATCAAGGCGGGCCAGCGCGTGCTGATCCACGGAGCAGCGGGTGGGGTGGGCAGCCTTGCGGTGCAACTGGCGCGGATCGCCGGTGCGGTAGTCATCGCGACGGCTTCGGCGGGCAATCATGATTATCTGCGTGGGCTGGGCGCCACTGAGGTGGTCGACTACAACCAGGTGCGGTTCGAGGCGGTTGTCGAGCCGGTCGACGTGGTGCTCGACCTGATTGGTGGCGACACCCAGGCACGCTCATGGTCGGTGCTGAAACCAGGCGGCGTGCTGGTTTCACCGGTGAGCCCACCCGATGCCACGAAAGCCCAAGCGGTCGCAGCTACCGGCAAACATTTCGCGACGCGCTCCGACGGTGCGCAGTTGGAGCAGATCGCGGCGCTGTTCGAGTCCGGCGAGTTGGTCATTGACGTGGACGTGTTGCCGTTGTCCCAGGCCGAGGAGGCGCTGCGCAGAAGCTTGTCGGGGCACACCCGGGGCAAGCTGGTGCTCGACGCGAGTCGGTAA
- a CDS encoding ABC transporter ATP-binding protein, which yields MLRVFEQRLDPFPPDELPPPPDGLARFLWACTRGARGYVLAFALLSAGVSIYEAWLFSFLGQVVDLLSTWQSGGDAAAQESRVLWGIGIMLVTSIGLVALRTMVQHQILAINLPLRLRWDFHRLMLRQSLSFFSDEFSGRVTTKVMQTALSVREVLFTLIEIVPGIGVYFIAIIALAGGFDLKLMLPFLAWVVLFGIAMRYFVPRLEKVGQEQANARSSMTGRVSDAYTNITTVKLFSHSKREAHFARAAMEDFKQTGFRQMRLVSQFEIVNQALVVGLIMGSGGYALWLWHQGEVGTGAVAAITAMALRINGMSHWIMWQMTSLFESIGTVQDGMETLTRGPKVQDAPNAGVLVTTGGAVTFDNVSFNYNGERQVLDGLSLSIRPGERIGLVGRSGAGKSTLINLLLRFYDVDSGEIRIDGQNIAHVTQDSLRSAIGMVTQDTSLLHRSIRDNIAYGRPDATEEQIRSAAASAQADGFINQLSDKQGHSGYDTLVGERGIKLSGGQRQRIAIARVMLKNAPILLLDEATSALDSEVEVAIQESLDEMMKGKTVIAIAHRLSTIAAMDRLIVMDEGRIIEQGTHSELLGKNGTYARLWHHQSGGFLGEDQGVVEAVE from the coding sequence ATGCTTCGCGTATTTGAACAGCGACTCGATCCTTTTCCGCCTGACGAACTCCCTCCACCGCCCGACGGCCTGGCTCGGTTCCTGTGGGCATGCACGCGGGGCGCCCGTGGTTATGTCCTGGCGTTCGCGCTGCTCAGCGCCGGTGTGTCGATTTACGAAGCCTGGCTGTTTTCATTTCTCGGCCAGGTCGTGGATTTGCTGTCGACCTGGCAGTCAGGCGGCGATGCGGCAGCCCAGGAGAGTCGAGTGCTGTGGGGGATCGGCATCATGCTGGTGACCAGTATTGGGCTGGTTGCGTTGCGCACGATGGTGCAGCACCAGATATTGGCGATCAACTTGCCGTTGCGCCTGCGCTGGGATTTCCATCGATTGATGCTGCGACAAAGCCTGTCGTTCTTCTCGGATGAATTCTCCGGCCGGGTCACCACCAAGGTGATGCAAACGGCGCTGTCGGTGCGCGAGGTGCTGTTCACCCTCATCGAGATCGTTCCCGGGATCGGCGTGTATTTCATTGCGATCATCGCCCTGGCCGGCGGATTTGACCTGAAGCTGATGCTGCCTTTCCTTGCCTGGGTGGTCTTGTTCGGTATTGCCATGCGGTACTTCGTGCCGCGCCTGGAGAAAGTCGGGCAGGAACAGGCCAATGCGCGATCGTCGATGACAGGGCGTGTTTCGGACGCCTACACCAACATCACCACGGTAAAGCTGTTCTCCCACTCCAAGCGCGAAGCGCATTTTGCCCGTGCTGCCATGGAGGATTTCAAGCAAACCGGCTTTCGCCAGATGCGCCTGGTCAGCCAGTTCGAAATCGTCAACCAGGCCTTGGTGGTCGGGTTGATCATGGGGTCGGGCGGGTATGCCCTGTGGCTTTGGCATCAAGGTGAAGTCGGCACCGGGGCCGTCGCGGCGATCACTGCCATGGCGTTGCGCATCAATGGCATGTCGCACTGGATCATGTGGCAAATGACCTCGCTGTTCGAGAGCATCGGTACCGTGCAGGATGGCATGGAGACCCTGACCCGTGGCCCCAAGGTGCAGGATGCGCCGAATGCCGGCGTGCTGGTAACCACCGGTGGTGCGGTAACGTTCGACAACGTGAGTTTCAATTACAACGGTGAACGCCAGGTGCTCGATGGCCTGAGCCTGAGCATTCGCCCAGGGGAAAGGATTGGTCTGGTAGGCCGCTCCGGTGCCGGGAAATCCACGCTGATCAACCTGCTGCTGCGTTTCTATGACGTGGACAGCGGCGAGATTCGAATCGATGGGCAGAACATCGCGCACGTCACCCAGGACAGCTTGCGCAGCGCCATCGGCATGGTCACCCAGGACACGTCGCTGCTGCACCGGTCCATCCGCGACAACATCGCCTATGGCCGCCCTGACGCGACGGAGGAACAGATCCGCAGCGCAGCGGCCAGCGCCCAGGCCGATGGGTTCATCAACCAACTGAGCGATAAGCAAGGTCACTCCGGCTATGACACCCTCGTGGGCGAACGTGGCATCAAGCTTTCGGGCGGCCAGCGGCAACGCATCGCCATCGCCCGGGTAATGCTCAAGAATGCCCCGATTTTGCTGCTTGACGAAGCCACCAGCGCGCTGGACTCCGAAGTCGAGGTCGCCATCCAGGAGAGCCTTGACGAAATGATGAAGGGCAAGACGGTGATCGCCATTGCGCATCGGCTGTCGACGATCGCGGCTATGGACCGGCTTATCGTGATGGATGAAGGGCGAATTATCGAGCAAGGCACCCACAGCGAATTGCTCGGGAAGAACGGGACTTATGCGCGGCTCTGGCATCACCAGAGTGGCGGGTTTCTGGGTGAGGATCAGGGGGTGGTTGAGGCGGTGGAGTAG
- a CDS encoding antibiotic biosynthesis monooxygenase, with translation MIYEIALLPVHKERIGMFPRAFAEVAPLLTRAKGYRGHLLAQGIETPQQFNLIVRWQSLEDHTPGFEESEDNRMFMKGLEEYFSEEPRVYHIQETSFATDGSDGSNSPVSIGWT, from the coding sequence ATGATTTATGAAATCGCTCTGCTCCCGGTTCACAAAGAACGCATTGGCATGTTCCCGCGCGCATTCGCCGAGGTCGCTCCGTTGCTCACCCGCGCAAAGGGGTACCGCGGCCACTTGCTAGCGCAAGGGATTGAAACGCCCCAGCAATTCAACCTGATCGTGCGATGGCAATCACTGGAGGATCACACGCCGGGTTTCGAAGAAAGCGAGGACAATCGGATGTTCATGAAGGGCTTGGAGGAATATTTTTCGGAAGAACCGAGGGTCTATCATATCCAGGAAACATCTTTTGCTACGGATGGATCTGATGGTTCGAACAGTCCCGTCAGCATCGGATGGACCTGA
- a CDS encoding SDR family oxidoreductase, which yields MNSTGNTILVTGGTSGIGLGLALKFHEAGNNVIIAGRRKALLDKIVAEHPGIDSVLLDVRDPQSILGASEALAISHPNLNVLINSAGIMHWEDLTDPDDLITAENIVTTNLLGTIRLAYTFIPQLTKQPSATIVNVSSALAFVPLPSTPTYSATKAAVHSFTQSLRVQLEASSVEVIELAPPGVRTTLLGQENDENAMPLDEFLEEIFELLEINPTPKELVVERAKPLRFAEANGSHDEILKMLAGYKPPQE from the coding sequence ATGAACAGCACTGGCAACACGATTCTGGTTACTGGCGGCACCTCAGGCATAGGCCTTGGCCTGGCGCTCAAATTTCACGAGGCAGGCAACAACGTCATCATTGCGGGACGGCGAAAGGCGCTGCTCGACAAGATCGTGGCGGAACATCCCGGCATTGATTCCGTGTTGCTGGACGTGCGCGATCCACAATCCATCCTGGGCGCCAGCGAAGCGCTTGCCATCAGCCATCCGAACTTGAACGTTCTGATCAACAGCGCAGGCATCATGCACTGGGAGGATCTGACTGATCCGGATGACCTGATCACAGCCGAAAATATCGTGACAACGAACCTGCTTGGCACCATTCGCTTGGCGTATACATTTATTCCCCAACTGACCAAGCAGCCCAGTGCCACGATCGTAAATGTCAGTTCTGCCTTGGCATTCGTCCCGCTACCTTCCACACCGACCTACAGCGCAACCAAAGCGGCCGTCCATTCGTTTACCCAAAGCCTTCGGGTGCAGCTGGAGGCCTCGTCGGTCGAAGTGATCGAGCTTGCGCCGCCGGGTGTACGTACCACATTGCTTGGCCAGGAGAATGACGAAAACGCCATGCCCTTGGACGAGTTCCTGGAGGAGATTTTCGAACTGCTCGAAATCAATCCGACTCCAAAGGAACTTGTCGTCGAGCGCGCCAAGCCATTACGGTTTGCCGAAGCGAACGGCTCACACGATGAGATTCTCAAGATGCTGGCGGGCTACAAACCACCGCAAGAATGA
- a CDS encoding NADPH-dependent F420 reductase: MKLADLFTGEVTEMKIGIIGAGNIGATLARKLAACGHDIKLANSKGPQTIQKLASEIGVQAVTKDDAVSGADAVILSIPFARYPDLRQTLSNASEKTVVIDTSNYYPGRDGAIKEVDDGKPESVWVSEQLGRPVVKAWNALLAATLADKGQPAGSSTRIALPVAGNDASAVAVAQDLVEQTGFTAFAAGSLEDSWRQQPGTPAYCTELTLPELKPALDTADKARAAQNRDALIARFMAPGGQFTHEQIVALNRTMTA, from the coding sequence ATGAAACTTGCAGATTTGTTCACAGGCGAGGTGACTGAAATGAAGATCGGAATTATCGGCGCAGGCAACATTGGGGCGACCCTTGCCCGCAAGCTCGCTGCCTGCGGCCATGACATCAAGCTGGCGAACTCGAAAGGGCCTCAAACCATCCAGAAACTTGCCAGCGAAATCGGCGTACAGGCGGTGACCAAGGACGATGCGGTGTCCGGCGCGGACGCCGTAATCCTGTCGATCCCCTTCGCCAGATACCCGGATCTCCGGCAGACGTTGAGCAATGCTTCTGAGAAGACCGTCGTCATCGATACATCCAATTACTATCCGGGACGCGACGGGGCAATCAAGGAAGTCGATGACGGCAAGCCCGAGAGCGTCTGGGTGAGCGAACAGCTTGGCCGCCCAGTCGTCAAGGCATGGAACGCCTTGCTCGCCGCCACGCTTGCCGACAAAGGCCAGCCAGCCGGGTCTTCAACCCGCATAGCGTTACCCGTGGCTGGGAATGATGCCAGCGCTGTGGCAGTGGCGCAGGATCTTGTCGAGCAGACAGGCTTCACTGCTTTTGCCGCCGGCAGCCTCGAAGACTCGTGGCGTCAGCAGCCAGGCACACCCGCTTACTGCACCGAGTTGACATTGCCAGAGCTGAAACCGGCACTGGACACGGCGGACAAGGCGCGGGCAGCGCAAAACCGTGACGCACTGATCGCCAGGTTCATGGCTCCCGGCGGTCAGTTTACCCATGAGCAGATTGTCGCCCTTAATCGCACGATGACAGCCTGA
- a CDS encoding LysR family transcriptional regulator — MIPDPGTPTLDQLRVFLTVVDVGSFAGAARKLHRATSVVSYSIANLEMQLGVSLFDRKTTRKPQLTDAGRTVLAEARTIYNGIDGLRAKVRGLLHGLEAEVHLVLDVMMPGERVVDALKAFREEFATVSLHLHVEALGAVAQKVLDRGASLGVSGPLTHSLDGIERIGVGSVALIPVAAPDHPLAASGPNAPGAGRGHVQLVLTDRSRLTQDQEFAVVGTRTWRLADLGAKHMLLREGIGWGNMPIDRVSEDLASGRLVRLELPDCIGGDYAFDVIYRTDTPPGPAAKWLIERFRTQAADDARDAQD, encoded by the coding sequence ATGATTCCAGACCCGGGCACCCCTACCCTCGATCAGTTACGCGTGTTTCTCACGGTGGTCGACGTCGGCAGTTTCGCCGGCGCCGCACGTAAACTGCATCGCGCCACCTCGGTGGTGAGTTATTCGATCGCCAACCTGGAAATGCAATTAGGCGTCAGCCTGTTCGATCGCAAGACCACTCGCAAACCGCAACTGACCGACGCCGGGCGCACGGTTCTGGCTGAGGCGCGCACCATTTACAACGGAATAGACGGTTTGCGGGCCAAGGTCCGTGGATTGTTGCACGGGCTGGAAGCCGAGGTGCATCTGGTGCTCGATGTGATGATGCCCGGCGAGCGTGTGGTCGACGCGCTGAAGGCGTTCCGGGAGGAATTTGCGACCGTATCGCTGCATCTCCATGTCGAAGCCCTGGGCGCCGTGGCGCAAAAGGTACTCGATCGAGGGGCGTCGTTGGGCGTCAGCGGGCCCCTGACCCACAGCCTTGATGGCATCGAGCGCATTGGCGTGGGCAGCGTGGCGCTGATACCGGTTGCCGCGCCCGACCACCCTTTGGCAGCGTCCGGGCCCAATGCCCCGGGTGCCGGTCGCGGCCACGTGCAGTTGGTGCTCACCGATCGCTCCAGACTCACCCAGGACCAGGAGTTCGCGGTCGTCGGTACGCGCACTTGGCGCCTGGCTGATCTCGGCGCCAAGCACATGTTACTGCGCGAAGGCATTGGCTGGGGCAACATGCCCATCGATAGAGTGAGCGAAGACCTGGCCAGCGGCCGCCTGGTGCGGCTTGAATTGCCGGACTGCATTGGCGGCGACTACGCCTTTGATGTCATCTACCGCACCGACACCCCACCGGGACCTGCCGCGAAGTGGCTTATCGAGCGCTTCAGGACGCAGGCTGCCGACGATGCCCGGGATGCACAAGACTGA
- the pstB gene encoding phosphate ABC transporter ATP-binding protein PstB, which produces MDCKLDKIFYGNFMAVRDSHVPIEKNKITGFIGPSGCGKSTVLRSLNRMNDLVKGFRFEGHVHFLGQDVYGKGVDPVVVRRYIGMVFQQPNPFSMSIFDNVAFGLRLNRYKGDIGDRVKHALQGAALWDEVKDKLKVSGLSLSGGQQQRLCIARAIATEPEVLLLDEPCSALDPIATRRVEELMVELKKDYTIALVTHNMQQAIRVADTTAFFSVDISQGTRTGYLVEMGPTTQIFDNPREQMTGDYISGKFS; this is translated from the coding sequence ATGGACTGCAAACTGGACAAGATTTTCTACGGCAACTTCATGGCAGTACGTGACAGCCACGTGCCGATCGAGAAAAACAAGATCACCGGCTTCATCGGTCCTTCCGGCTGCGGCAAGAGTACCGTGCTGCGCAGCCTCAACCGGATGAACGATCTGGTGAAGGGCTTCCGCTTCGAGGGCCACGTGCATTTCCTTGGACAGGACGTCTATGGAAAGGGCGTTGATCCGGTGGTGGTGCGCCGTTATATCGGCATGGTGTTCCAACAGCCGAACCCGTTCTCGATGAGCATCTTCGACAACGTCGCGTTTGGCCTGCGCCTCAATCGCTACAAGGGCGACATCGGCGACCGGGTCAAGCATGCGCTGCAAGGCGCGGCGTTGTGGGACGAGGTCAAGGACAAGCTCAAGGTCAGCGGCCTGTCGCTCTCCGGTGGCCAGCAACAACGGCTGTGCATTGCCCGCGCCATCGCCACCGAGCCGGAGGTCCTGTTGCTGGATGAGCCCTGTTCGGCGCTCGATCCGATCGCGACCCGGCGGGTCGAAGAACTGATGGTCGAGTTGAAAAAGGACTACACCATCGCGCTGGTGACCCACAACATGCAGCAAGCCATCCGTGTCGCTGACACCACGGCGTTCTTCTCGGTGGATATTTCCCAGGGCACGCGCACCGGTTACCTGGTGGAGATGGGCCCGACGACGCAGATTTTCGATAACCCCCGGGAACAGATGACCGGCGATTACATCAGTGGCAAGTTCAGCTAA
- a CDS encoding MFS transporter: protein MATYSLVIRRLMIVSLTIVVSRAITSPLLTLFLSNKLGLDQQDVGLLLGIAVFTATLLALYGGYVIDRLEKRRLLILAMLSSAIGFVLLTFAENLYLTTLTVVITETASALFLIGSKAILSENLPIGQRAKAFSLRYTLTNIGYATGPMLGVVIAGVYPIAPFLIAGSIAFASIFLMTGIPADPASKPATSTPPSFLTTLNTLKNDRTLIMFTCGCLLSTVVHGRFTLYLSQYLLVTHDSERALQIMAALLACNAITVILLQYQIGRFLDREKLRYWIAVGTSLFILGLIGFSLADDMLTWCAAMFIFTLGEMIIYPAEFLFVDTLAPEELRGSYYGAQNLAALGGALSPVICGYLLLHTPAPTMFYALSALTAIGGLLCYMSGSRVAVV, encoded by the coding sequence GTGGCCACTTACTCGCTCGTCATACGACGCTTGATGATCGTCTCACTGACCATCGTGGTCAGCCGCGCCATCACCAGCCCCTTGCTCACGCTGTTCCTGAGCAATAAGTTGGGCCTCGACCAACAGGACGTTGGCTTGCTGCTCGGCATCGCGGTGTTCACCGCCACCCTGTTGGCCCTGTACGGTGGCTACGTCATCGATCGCCTGGAAAAACGTCGGTTGCTGATCCTGGCGATGCTCTCCAGCGCCATCGGCTTCGTGCTGCTGACCTTTGCCGAAAACCTTTACCTGACCACCCTGACCGTCGTCATCACCGAGACCGCGTCCGCGTTGTTCCTGATCGGCTCCAAGGCGATCCTCAGCGAAAACCTGCCGATCGGCCAGCGGGCCAAGGCGTTTTCTCTGCGCTACACCCTGACCAACATTGGCTATGCCACAGGCCCCATGCTCGGCGTGGTGATTGCCGGCGTCTATCCGATCGCACCCTTCCTGATCGCCGGGAGCATCGCGTTTGCGAGCATTTTCCTGATGACCGGCATTCCTGCGGACCCCGCATCGAAACCGGCCACGTCGACGCCGCCCAGTTTCCTCACGACGCTGAATACCCTGAAAAATGACCGCACCCTGATCATGTTCACCTGCGGCTGTCTACTCAGCACGGTGGTACACGGCCGCTTTACTCTCTATCTGTCACAGTATCTGCTGGTGACCCACGACTCCGAGCGCGCGTTGCAAATCATGGCCGCCCTGCTCGCCTGCAACGCAATCACAGTCATTCTGTTGCAATACCAGATCGGCCGGTTCCTCGACCGCGAGAAGTTGCGCTATTGGATTGCCGTAGGCACCAGCCTGTTCATCCTGGGCCTGATCGGCTTCAGCCTGGCGGACGATATGCTGACCTGGTGCGCGGCCATGTTCATATTCACCCTCGGTGAAATGATCATCTACCCGGCCGAATTCCTTTTCGTCGATACCCTGGCCCCGGAAGAACTGCGCGGCAGCTACTACGGCGCACAAAACCTGGCAGCCCTCGGTGGCGCCCTGAGCCCGGTCATCTGCGGCTACCTGCTGCTACATACCCCGGCACCGACGATGTTCTATGCCTTGAGCGCACTGACCGCCATCGGCGGGCTGCTGTGTTACATGAGCGGAAGTCGGGTGGCGGTTGTGTAG
- a CDS encoding ArsR/SmtB family transcription factor — MDLIEIFKALSNPTRLQILKGLKDPAKNFPPQDEGDVLTVGVCVSSIQEGIGLSQSTVSGYLATLQRVGLVEVRRIGQWTYYKRNEANIRALGDIIGKEL, encoded by the coding sequence ATGGACTTGATCGAAATATTCAAAGCGCTCTCAAACCCTACGCGCCTTCAAATTCTGAAGGGGTTGAAGGATCCCGCAAAGAACTTCCCTCCGCAGGATGAAGGAGACGTTCTCACGGTAGGCGTCTGCGTCAGTAGTATCCAAGAAGGCATCGGACTGTCGCAGTCAACGGTGTCTGGTTACCTTGCAACGCTGCAACGGGTGGGCTTGGTCGAAGTCAGGCGCATCGGTCAGTGGACCTACTACAAACGCAATGAAGCGAACATCAGAGCACTTGGCGACATCATAGGGAAAGAGCTGTAA